A genomic window from Pyricularia oryzae 70-15 chromosome 7, whole genome shotgun sequence includes:
- a CDS encoding lactose permease, which translates to MGVIDKKKDSQRAGSSELTAVLPADARPWYLTPHLIRLNLLLLVPLLSSATVGYDGSMMNGLQILTFFKRDFNNPTGAILGLMNAVYPLGKVIALFVVTPVADRFGRKIPMAIGLVGCIAFAILQGLSPNLTAFVLARAFLGFFTSFISQPSPVLIAELAYPTQRGKLTSLYNTFFYFGAIFAAWLTFGTFKIDSTWSWRIPSIVQGGIPALQLAALWFLPESPRYLVSRGRVDEARRDLVKHHAGGDASSPLVAFEMSEIERAIAAENESYSANSWLDLFRGAANRKRTLIAVIVGFFSQWNGVGVVSYYLTLVLNTIGITDPKDQTLINGMLQIFNWLIATFAGALMVDRLGRRTLFLVSTSGMLVSYICWTGLTSGFVTSKDEGMGRAVLAFIFIFYFFYDIAWTPLLQAYPVEIYPYTLRSRGLSITLITSFTGLIVGNQVNPIAMGAIQWKYYIVFCCLLAVLLVLVYFLFPETKGRTLEEIREVFEGPTLNSVDVKVEEAAGRDDGDVQVEAMHSKHVEAVK; encoded by the exons ATGGGCGTCAtcgacaagaaaaaagacagccAGCGCGCTGGGAGCTCCGAGCTCACGGCTGTGCTTCCCGCCGATGCGCGGCCGTGGTATCTGACGCCTCATCTCATCCGGCTCAACTTGCTTCTGCTGGTGCCGTTACTTTCCTCCGCCACGGTCGGATACGATG GCTCGATGATGAACGGTCTACAAATCCTAACCTTCTTCAAGCGCGACTTCAACAACCCGACGGGCGCTATACTCGGGCTCATGAACGCCGTCTACCCCCTCGGCAAGGTCATCGCACTGTTCGTCGTCACGCCCGTCGCGGACCGGTTCGGGCGCAAGATCCCCATGGCCATCGGCCTGGTGGGGTGCATCGCCTTTGCCATCCTGCAGGGCCTGTCGCCCAACCTGACGGCCTTTGTGCTCGCGCGCGCGTTCCTGGGCTTCTTCACGTCCTTCATCTCGCAGCCCAGCCCCGTGCTGATCGCCGAGCTGGCCTACCCGACGCAGCGCGGCAAGCTGACCTCGCTCTACAACACCTTTTTCTACTTTGGCGCCATCTTTGCCGCCTGGTTGACCTTTGGCACCTTCAAGATCGACTCGACCTGGAGCTGGAGGATCCCGTCCATCGTCCAGGGCGGGATCCCCGCCCTGCAGCTCGCCGCGCTCTGGTTCCTGCCCGAGTCGCCGCGCTACCTCGTGTCCCGGGGCCGCGTCGACGAGGCCCGCCGGGACCTGGTCAAGCACCACGCGGGGGGCGACGCCAGctcgccgctggtggccttTGAGATGAGCGAGATCGAGCGGGCCATCGCGGCCGAGAACGAGTCGTACTCGGCCAACTCGTGGCTCGACCTGTTCCGCGGCGCCGCGAACCGGAAGCGCACGCTCATCGCCGTCATCGTGGGCTTCTTCAGCCAGTGGaacggcgtcggcgtcgtcaGCTACTACCTGACGCTGGTCCTCAACACCATCGGCATCACGGACCCCAAGGACCAGACGCTGATCAACGGCATGCTGCAAATCTTCAACTGGCTGATTGCCACCTTTGCCGGCGCCCTGATGGTGgaccgcctcggccgccgcacCTTGTTCCTCGTCTCCACCTCGGGCATGCTCGTCAGTTACATCTGCTGGACGGGCCTGACCTCTGGCTTCGTGACGTCCAAGGACGAGGGCATGGGCCGCGCCGTGCTggccttcatcttcatcttctaCTTCTTCTACGACATCGCCTGGACCCCGCTGCTGCAGGCCTATCCCGTGGAGATTTATCCCTACACGCTCCGCAGCCGTGGTCTCTCCATCACCCTCATCACGTCCTTTACCGGTCTCATCGTCGGCAACCAGGTCAACCCCATCGCCATGGGCGCCATCCAGTGGAAGTACTACATTGTCTTTTGCTGCCTGCTGGCCGTCCTGCTGGTCCTCGTCTACTTTTTATTCCCCGAGACCAAGGGCCGCACGCTCGAGGAGATCCGCGAGGTCTTTGAGGGCCCCACCCTGAATTCCGTGGATGTCAAAGTCGAGGAGGCTGCTGGCCGCGACGATGGAGACGTTCAGGTCGAGGCGATGCATTCCAAGCATGTCGAGGCTGTAAAGTAA